In one window of Chryseobacterium sp. JV274 DNA:
- a CDS encoding Ig-like domain-containing protein → MKTFTTIIFSLVFASAFSQKSAKIFTSDIDNFWVAYDSIQKTNDHTQKLTLIKELYIDKGTAGLKAFMKARDYNDTVFINIIDKYPKFWNSIRPNTLTIKTKTNELEASVIRLKEIYPDLKEAEMYFTIGGLNSGGTVSGNKVLVGAELATGLPSTDVSEFEEDWLKTVFGQQSLDNIVSLNVHEYIHTQQIGDRRRVLNKSIKEGSCDLIAELVMNKPLERKYLSYGNAHAAEVKDLFKKEMFTGNFTNWLYNGRKKGESADLGYYVGYEISKSYYRNAKDKKQAVKDIIELNYDNDKAVEDFLTRSKFFKEKIDKQKLIKEYEKNLPYVVKTEPANGSVNVSADTKEIRITFSKEMVPKSYSFNLSDKGKEYFPITKIIGMENNDRTLVLSADLKPGKEYEFVLTNKSFASKDGYPLRDETLLVKFKTRDK, encoded by the coding sequence ATGAAAACTTTCACTACGATTATTTTTTCGCTTGTATTTGCAAGTGCCTTTTCACAAAAATCAGCTAAAATTTTCACTTCAGATATTGACAATTTTTGGGTTGCCTATGACAGCATTCAAAAAACAAACGATCATACCCAAAAACTGACCCTGATTAAAGAATTATATATCGATAAAGGAACAGCAGGCTTAAAAGCTTTTATGAAAGCCAGAGACTATAATGATACTGTGTTTATAAACATTATTGATAAGTATCCTAAATTCTGGAATTCGATCAGACCAAATACTCTGACTATAAAAACTAAAACAAATGAGCTGGAAGCCAGTGTTATCCGGCTGAAGGAGATCTATCCGGATCTTAAAGAAGCTGAAATGTATTTTACGATAGGTGGACTTAATTCCGGGGGGACAGTGAGTGGAAATAAGGTATTGGTGGGTGCTGAACTGGCAACAGGGCTTCCGTCTACAGATGTTTCAGAATTTGAGGAAGACTGGCTGAAAACCGTATTTGGCCAACAATCTCTGGATAATATCGTCTCTTTAAATGTTCATGAATATATCCATACCCAGCAGATCGGAGACCGTAGAAGAGTTTTGAATAAATCTATAAAAGAAGGATCGTGCGATCTGATTGCTGAACTGGTGATGAATAAGCCACTGGAAAGGAAATATCTCTCTTATGGAAATGCTCATGCAGCTGAGGTTAAAGATCTCTTTAAAAAAGAAATGTTTACCGGTAATTTTACAAACTGGCTTTATAATGGAAGAAAGAAGGGAGAAAGTGCCGATCTGGGATATTATGTAGGATATGAAATCTCTAAATCTTATTACCGGAATGCAAAAGATAAAAAACAGGCTGTAAAAGATATTATTGAGCTGAATTATGACAACGATAAAGCTGTTGAAGACTTCCTCACCAGATCAAAATTTTTCAAAGAAAAAATTGATAAACAAAAGCTGATCAAAGAATATGAAAAAAATTTACCCTATGTTGTAAAAACAGAACCTGCAAACGGGTCCGTAAATGTAAGTGCTGACACAAAAGAAATAAGAATTACCTTTTCAAAAGAAATGGTTCCCAAAAGCTATTCCTTCAATCTTTCCGATAAAGGAAAAGAGTATTTTCCAATTACCAAAATAATAGGAATGGAAAATAATGACAGAACATTGGTTCTTTCAGCAGATCTGAAACCGGGTAAGGAGTATGAATTTGTGCTGACGAACAAAAGTTTCGCTTCTAAAGACGGGTATCCCCTGAGAGATGAAACACTTCTTGTAAAATTTAAAACAAGGGATAAATAG
- a CDS encoding MsnO8 family LLM class oxidoreductase — protein sequence MKLKLGILDQSPVTMGGSAASALKNSINLALLAEETGFHSVMYAEHHGVEAYGSSSPELLAAIILSKTNRIKIGTAGIMMRNYSAYKIAEWAKMLSTLYPERFILGLGKAPGGLKDAVMALNNHKPVVLSNMETKLEEIIQLIREEEGSYDGLIAQPTHVQHIPEIMWLGSGMTSAKEAAKHGTGYSFAAFMNSENGMENTEAYLKEFDGTQYFSQPSLQVAVAVSVADTIEEARRNAYGMAYQFLQSRQLVSPNAVLSPEVVEQKILGTKDEDEFFTFLERIIIETPQSVAQRLQQISEKYNTDNLLILSNMYKEGDRIYTYKNIIKNNN from the coding sequence ATGAAGCTGAAATTAGGGATCTTGGACCAGTCACCTGTAACAATGGGTGGCAGTGCAGCCTCCGCATTGAAAAACAGTATCAACCTTGCTTTACTGGCTGAAGAAACAGGCTTTCATAGTGTCATGTATGCCGAACATCATGGAGTAGAAGCTTATGGGAGTTCCAGTCCTGAACTTTTAGCAGCAATTATACTAAGTAAAACAAACCGTATCAAAATAGGAACCGCCGGAATTATGATGCGGAATTATTCTGCCTATAAAATTGCGGAATGGGCCAAAATGCTGTCCACTCTGTATCCTGAACGCTTTATTCTCGGATTGGGAAAAGCTCCCGGAGGATTGAAAGATGCTGTTATGGCACTCAATAATCATAAGCCGGTAGTGTTATCAAACATGGAAACGAAACTCGAAGAGATCATTCAATTGATCAGAGAGGAAGAAGGATCTTATGACGGACTTATTGCGCAACCTACCCATGTGCAGCACATTCCTGAAATCATGTGGCTGGGATCAGGAATGACTTCGGCAAAAGAAGCGGCTAAACATGGGACAGGATATTCCTTCGCTGCTTTTATGAACAGTGAGAACGGGATGGAAAATACAGAAGCTTATCTCAAAGAATTTGATGGTACTCAATATTTTTCCCAGCCTTCTCTGCAGGTGGCAGTTGCTGTATCGGTAGCAGATACCATTGAAGAAGCCAGACGGAATGCTTATGGAATGGCCTACCAGTTTTTACAATCCCGCCAGTTAGTCAGTCCCAATGCTGTTCTTTCTCCTGAAGTCGTAGAGCAAAAGATTTTGGGAACTAAAGATGAAGATGAGTTTTTCACCTTTTTAGAGAGAATTATTATAGAAACACCGCAGTCTGTGGCGCAGAGATTGCAGCAGATTTCAGAAAAATACAATACGGATAATCTTTTGATATTGAGTAATATGTATAAGGAGGGAGATCGTATTTATACCTATAAAAATATCATTAAAAATAATAATTAA
- a CDS encoding DinB family protein produces the protein MEIKTVQSFINYYEKIRERTNRIIAVVPPEHIDFSYKPGKFTIGDQIRHIATIERYMYGETITGKKSAYPGCGKELADGYENTVKFFNEMHRQTLEIINGLSDEDLTRKCLTPANSEISVWKWLRAMIEHEIHHRAELYIYLNLLDVKTPQIYGFSAEEVQNLSVKL, from the coding sequence ATGGAAATAAAAACGGTACAGTCATTCATCAATTATTATGAGAAAATAAGAGAAAGAACCAACCGCATTATTGCAGTTGTTCCACCTGAACATATAGATTTTTCCTATAAACCCGGGAAGTTTACTATTGGCGATCAGATAAGACATATTGCTACCATAGAACGCTATATGTATGGAGAAACCATTACTGGAAAGAAAAGTGCTTATCCGGGATGTGGAAAAGAACTTGCTGATGGCTATGAAAATACCGTGAAGTTTTTCAATGAAATGCACAGACAAACGCTGGAAATCATTAACGGCCTTTCTGATGAAGATCTCACCCGCAAATGTTTAACTCCGGCCAACAGTGAAATCTCTGTTTGGAAATGGCTTCGCGCGATGATAGAACATGAGATTCATCACAGAGCAGAATTATACATCTATCTCAATCTTTTGGATGTGAAAACACCTCAGATTTACGGATTTTCTGCCGAAGAAGTTCAGAACCTGAGCGTAAAACTATAG
- a CDS encoding cupin-like domain-containing protein: MGIILKPIDIVDDISQEDFREKYLKPCKPVVIRNMARKWPAYQKWTMEYMKEVVGDVEVPLYDSSKADPAAPINTPTTKMPFSDYVDLIQREPTDLRIFFFDPIKFAPKLLDDYVPPKNLMGGFLDKYPSMFFGGKGSVTFLHYDIDMPHIFHTHFNGRKHVLLFEYKWKSRLYKLPYATYALEDYDISNPDFEKFPALDGIEGIECFLEHGDTLFMPTGWWHWMKYLDGSFSISLRAWDKSWAVKAHSLWNLAVQRNFDNFMKGRYKKRYMDWKERKAVEIANNALKRGLPK; this comes from the coding sequence ATGGGAATAATCCTTAAACCAATTGATATTGTAGATGATATTTCACAAGAAGATTTCCGTGAAAAATATCTAAAGCCATGTAAGCCAGTGGTAATCAGAAATATGGCAAGAAAATGGCCTGCCTACCAAAAGTGGACAATGGAGTATATGAAAGAAGTGGTTGGCGACGTTGAAGTTCCCCTTTACGACAGTTCCAAAGCAGATCCTGCCGCTCCTATCAATACTCCGACTACGAAAATGCCTTTCAGTGATTATGTAGACCTTATTCAGAGAGAACCTACTGATCTGAGAATCTTTTTCTTTGACCCTATAAAATTTGCTCCGAAACTTTTGGACGATTATGTTCCGCCAAAGAATCTTATGGGTGGGTTTTTAGATAAATATCCGAGTATGTTTTTCGGAGGTAAAGGTTCTGTAACTTTCCTTCATTATGATATAGACATGCCTCATATTTTCCACACTCACTTCAATGGAAGAAAACATGTTCTTTTATTTGAATACAAGTGGAAATCCAGACTTTATAAACTTCCGTATGCTACCTATGCACTGGAAGATTATGATATTTCCAATCCTGATTTTGAAAAATTCCCGGCATTGGATGGTATTGAAGGAATCGAATGCTTCCTGGAACACGGAGATACTTTATTCATGCCTACCGGCTGGTGGCACTGGATGAAATATCTGGATGGATCTTTCTCTATTTCCCTGCGTGCATGGGACAAAAGCTGGGCTGTAAAAGCACATTCTCTTTGGAATCTTGCTGTTCAGCGTAATTTTGATAATTTCATGAAAGGCCGATACAAAAAAAGATATATGGACTGGAAAGAAAGAAAAGCGGTAGAAATAGCCAATAATGCATTAAAAAGAGGACTTCCTAAATAA
- a CDS encoding YciI family protein: MKEFALIFRLKDISDFKPSPEQIRERLNWLGSIAAQNKLVDKGNTLLPAPGAAKTVKADNIVTDGPYTEIKEFISGYIIVRADSIDEAVEMAKGNPIFKIGGNIEVREVLKVGQ, translated from the coding sequence ATGAAAGAATTTGCATTAATTTTCAGACTGAAAGACATTTCTGATTTTAAGCCTTCTCCGGAACAGATCCGGGAGCGTCTGAATTGGCTGGGAAGTATCGCTGCCCAAAACAAGCTTGTAGATAAGGGAAATACTCTTTTGCCCGCACCGGGAGCTGCAAAAACGGTAAAGGCGGATAATATTGTAACGGATGGTCCTTATACCGAAATCAAAGAATTTATCAGCGGGTATATTATTGTACGGGCAGACTCTATTGATGAAGCGGTAGAAATGGCTAAGGGCAATCCTATCTTTAAAATCGGAGGAAATATTGAAGTGCGTGAGGTTTTGAAAGTGGGTCAATAA
- a CDS encoding MFS transporter, with protein MNRNLYVLALGVFGITTTEFGVIGVLPEIASAFRVSIEKAGWLLSAFALIVAVFGPFMLMALSTFKRKNLLISSLFIFVAANILSAYITNFYMLLVVRMIPAFFHPVYWSIALSMAGETSDPTEKSRAVSIIFSGLTLATVMGVPLATFMSDLFSWQSSFLLTAFINGIALTGVWICLPPIQHTNKPSIGFSVKIFYNTHLWIGLLLAFFTITAMYSTYGYMADFFKKVTGMNGKQISLMLFLFGTVGIAGNKIAGKYMSRFPFQTTLLFLILLSGIHLLMGYSGTYFIPMIWIIGCWGMVHSGGFLISNINVTSSVSDSSEFMNSIFTSCGNFAVTAGTLFGGFWIARFGIENIMWSSITALFLAVMMLFIKKKYEENKP; from the coding sequence ATGAACAGAAATCTGTATGTACTGGCACTTGGTGTTTTCGGAATCACAACCACAGAATTTGGTGTTATAGGGGTATTGCCTGAAATAGCTTCAGCGTTCCGGGTCTCCATTGAAAAAGCGGGATGGCTGCTGAGTGCTTTTGCGTTGATCGTTGCTGTTTTCGGCCCTTTTATGCTGATGGCATTATCTACCTTCAAAAGAAAAAATCTATTGATTTCTTCATTATTTATTTTCGTTGCTGCCAATATTCTGTCTGCGTACATCACCAATTTTTATATGCTCCTTGTAGTCAGAATGATTCCCGCGTTCTTTCATCCAGTTTACTGGTCGATTGCTTTATCTATGGCCGGAGAAACCTCAGATCCTACAGAGAAATCCAGGGCTGTTAGCATTATTTTTTCGGGGCTTACTCTGGCAACGGTAATGGGTGTTCCACTGGCAACTTTTATGTCTGATCTCTTTTCCTGGCAGTCTTCCTTTTTGCTTACCGCTTTTATTAATGGAATTGCACTGACTGGTGTATGGATCTGCTTACCGCCTATTCAACATACAAACAAGCCTTCAATAGGTTTTTCTGTTAAAATATTTTACAATACCCATTTATGGATCGGGCTTCTCCTTGCATTTTTCACCATTACAGCCATGTACTCTACGTATGGTTATATGGCAGATTTCTTCAAAAAGGTCACCGGAATGAATGGCAAACAGATAAGCCTCATGCTTTTTTTATTTGGAACAGTGGGAATTGCAGGAAATAAAATTGCAGGAAAATACATGAGCAGATTTCCATTTCAGACTACTCTCCTGTTTTTAATTCTATTATCAGGAATTCATCTGCTGATGGGATATTCTGGAACCTATTTTATACCTATGATATGGATTATCGGTTGCTGGGGAATGGTACATTCGGGAGGTTTTCTGATCAGCAATATCAATGTCACTTCTTCTGTTTCAGATTCTTCGGAGTTTATGAATAGTATTTTTACTTCGTGTGGAAACTTTGCCGTAACCGCAGGTACTTTATTTGGAGGATTCTGGATTGCCCGTTTTGGTATAGAAAACATAATGTGGTCAAGTATTACAGCATTATTTCTGGCAGTTATGATGTTGTTTATCAAAAAGAAGTATGAAGAAAACAAGCCATAA
- a CDS encoding nuclear transport factor 2 family protein, whose protein sequence is MDNTTQNVAEQFIQYLNEENFDKAESCLDPDFKFIGVLGKRDNASVYIKDMKQMKFKYTILKAFTSGEDVCFWYTIDMGEKAIEASGWYQIKEGKIHTLKVLFDPRPLLDK, encoded by the coding sequence ATGGACAATACAACCCAAAATGTGGCAGAACAGTTTATTCAGTATTTAAATGAAGAAAATTTTGACAAGGCGGAAAGCTGTCTTGATCCTGATTTTAAATTTATCGGAGTATTGGGAAAAAGGGATAATGCTTCGGTTTATATCAAAGATATGAAGCAAATGAAGTTTAAGTATACAATTCTGAAAGCTTTTACGTCTGGTGAAGATGTATGTTTCTGGTATACTATTGATATGGGAGAAAAAGCGATAGAAGCTTCCGGATGGTATCAAATTAAAGAGGGGAAGATTCATACCTTAAAAGTACTGTTTGATCCCAGACCTTTATTGGACAAGTAA
- a CDS encoding ATP-binding cassette domain-containing protein, with product MLEIKNIHVHFKNQNVLNDLNLFIEEGCILGLLGKNGAGKTTLFESLYQSIPFSGEISWRNERLKREMISYLETENYFYPYITGEEYLAYFTSKKEVEIKETIEKFNLPMKKYVQYYSSGMKKKLALIGMLMLDKPINILDEPFNGVDFEGVHILYGIIRQLKSENKVVIVSSHIIETLFHTCDKIAFLQNGNIEKIYEKEEFSQLNVLKF from the coding sequence ATGTTGGAGATTAAAAATATACATGTTCATTTTAAAAATCAAAATGTTTTAAACGATCTGAATCTTTTTATAGAAGAAGGCTGCATATTGGGACTGCTTGGGAAAAATGGGGCGGGAAAGACTACTTTGTTTGAATCCCTGTACCAAAGTATACCATTCTCCGGAGAGATCAGCTGGAGAAATGAGCGGTTGAAACGGGAAATGATTTCTTACCTGGAAACCGAAAACTATTTTTACCCTTACATTACGGGAGAAGAATATCTTGCTTATTTCACTTCAAAAAAAGAAGTTGAAATTAAAGAGACTATTGAAAAATTCAATCTTCCGATGAAAAAATATGTGCAGTATTATTCCAGCGGAATGAAGAAAAAGCTGGCCCTTATCGGAATGCTGATGCTGGATAAGCCTATTAATATCCTTGACGAGCCATTCAATGGAGTAGATTTTGAAGGAGTTCACATCCTTTATGGTATCATCAGACAGCTGAAATCCGAAAACAAAGTAGTTATTGTGAGTTCCCATATTATTGAAACTCTTTTTCATACCTGTGATAAAATTGCTTTTCTACAAAACGGCAATATTGAAAAGATATATGAAAAGGAAGAATTCAGCCAATTGAATGTACTTAAATTCTAG
- a CDS encoding DUF6624 domain-containing protein translates to MDNFLFEKELIELADKDLTVREELLAAGKLSGVYHPEMEKVHKANALRLREIITEIGFPTLSKVGEKGSNAAWLIIQHAIGEPEFMKECCIMMEENSSDINPIHKAYLYDRIQFFQSKPQKYGTQLTAEGIIYPVENKENLNKEREKVNLPVLPEIEINKIPEPEDIPEIDDKNVEYTVWRKKVGWI, encoded by the coding sequence ATGGACAATTTCTTATTTGAAAAAGAACTGATCGAACTTGCTGATAAAGATCTCACTGTAAGAGAAGAGCTGCTCGCTGCCGGAAAACTTTCCGGAGTTTACCATCCTGAAATGGAAAAGGTTCATAAAGCTAATGCACTGCGGCTCCGGGAAATTATAACTGAGATCGGGTTTCCAACGCTCTCAAAAGTAGGTGAAAAAGGAAGCAATGCCGCATGGCTGATTATCCAGCACGCTATTGGTGAGCCAGAGTTTATGAAAGAATGCTGTATTATGATGGAAGAAAACAGCAGTGATATTAATCCGATACATAAAGCTTATTTATATGACCGGATTCAGTTCTTTCAAAGTAAACCTCAAAAATATGGAACACAGCTGACGGCCGAAGGAATAATATATCCCGTAGAAAACAAAGAAAATTTAAACAAAGAACGCGAAAAAGTAAACCTTCCGGTATTGCCTGAGATAGAAATCAACAAAATTCCGGAACCTGAGGACATTCCGGAAATAGATGATAAAAATGTTGAATATACAGTGTGGAGAAAAAAAGTAGGCTGGATTTAA
- a CDS encoding winged helix-turn-helix transcriptional regulator: MPQFFHDKRLYYTPIEFALSHIGGTWKMPILWRLQEKPLRFSELKKDIPHITDKMLTSQLRELEAKDMIHREVFPVVPPKVEYSLTEKGKKAIPVIETIMQYGYDLIKDEGIVFPPKE, encoded by the coding sequence ATGCCTCAATTTTTCCACGATAAAAGACTGTATTATACACCTATTGAATTTGCATTAAGTCATATTGGAGGAACCTGGAAAATGCCTATTCTATGGAGATTACAGGAAAAACCTCTTCGTTTCAGTGAGCTTAAAAAAGATATTCCTCATATTACAGATAAAATGCTGACCAGCCAGCTGCGAGAACTGGAAGCTAAAGACATGATTCATCGTGAAGTATTCCCCGTAGTGCCTCCGAAAGTGGAATACAGCCTTACGGAGAAAGGGAAAAAAGCCATTCCGGTTATTGAGACCATTATGCAGTACGGCTATGATCTGATTAAAGATGAAGGCATTGTTTTTCCGCCTAAAGAATAA
- a CDS encoding AAA family ATPase, producing the protein MKQDISKLYIITGGPGAGKTTVLDELNKYGLTAVPEEGRRIIKEQIESGGEGLPWLNKELFASLMFEESVKTYLEINQASHLKPVFFDRGIWDTLGYMRLENIPVPELMTARAREMVYNNNVFILPPWKEIYENDPERKQTIEKAILTFECMKEIYEEYGFNIIEVPKVTVEKRARFILDRVLI; encoded by the coding sequence ATGAAGCAGGATATTTCAAAATTATATATTATTACGGGCGGTCCCGGAGCTGGAAAAACAACGGTGCTGGATGAATTAAATAAATATGGATTGACAGCAGTCCCTGAAGAAGGCAGGAGAATTATAAAAGAACAGATTGAGTCCGGAGGAGAAGGGCTTCCCTGGCTGAACAAAGAACTTTTTGCCAGTCTGATGTTTGAAGAATCGGTAAAAACCTATCTGGAAATAAACCAAGCGTCCCATTTGAAACCTGTTTTCTTTGATCGCGGAATATGGGACACGCTGGGGTATATGAGGCTTGAAAATATTCCTGTTCCGGAATTAATGACAGCAAGAGCCAGAGAAATGGTTTATAATAACAATGTCTTCATTCTTCCTCCATGGAAAGAGATTTACGAAAATGACCCGGAGAGAAAACAGACCATTGAAAAAGCCATCCTCACTTTTGAATGTATGAAAGAGATTTATGAGGAGTACGGCTTCAATATCATTGAAGTACCGAAAGTTACTGTAGAAAAGAGAGCCCGTTTTATCCTTGACAGAGTTCTGATATAA
- a CDS encoding bacteriocin-like protein, with amino-acid sequence MKNLKKIARQSLKTITGGRPPAESECIACGCPTSTCYYKNGNGGGGGCADIRCA; translated from the coding sequence ATGAAAAATCTAAAGAAAATCGCGAGACAAAGTTTAAAAACAATCACAGGAGGTCGCCCACCTGCAGAAAGTGAGTGTATAGCATGTGGCTGTCCTACATCAACATGTTATTATAAAAATGGAAATGGCGGCGGCGGTGGTTGTGCCGATATCAGATGTGCATGA
- a CDS encoding tetratricopeptide repeat protein, which produces MMKIGICLCIILLGFNNITAQSAKIDTEKLLEYYETQRYADAAKYLQSIYPGDTQDIKALSQIAYCHMMAGKLPEAERNYIKINTIQPNSLPTLFSLASINSRRGNVTNAKAYLQQIIQLDSLNFNAYKQLATYADTPETKLNYLKKASSLNSTDPDVAYDLSLTYSGLKQYQPAYDVLKTAIASDTENFTLQQALLPVANQLAKYPEVIEIGEKLLKNHADVNVMNDMGQAYFYVKDYQKCVSLYKMLEVMGVQNEGTLYFMALSYRELKDYNNAAIYAQKTIDEAVSDHTTLYYAALAGIYEAKSQYNDALTAYKRGLTFGTSNIIYYRLGLHYDLNLKQPKNAVTYYQMYLKNHPDQEKEKDQIAYAKGRILILK; this is translated from the coding sequence ATGATGAAAATAGGAATTTGCTTGTGCATTATACTATTAGGCTTTAACAATATCACTGCTCAGTCTGCAAAAATTGACACTGAAAAGCTTCTTGAATATTATGAGACACAGCGCTATGCCGATGCTGCCAAATACCTTCAAAGCATATATCCCGGAGATACGCAGGATATAAAAGCTCTTTCACAAATAGCCTACTGTCATATGATGGCCGGAAAACTTCCGGAAGCAGAGAGAAATTATATAAAAATCAATACTATACAACCGAACAGCCTGCCAACTCTATTTAGTCTGGCAAGCATCAATTCCAGACGGGGAAATGTGACTAATGCCAAGGCTTACCTTCAACAGATCATTCAGCTGGATAGTCTTAACTTCAATGCTTACAAGCAGCTTGCCACCTATGCTGATACTCCCGAAACTAAACTGAACTACCTCAAAAAAGCAAGCTCCTTGAATTCTACTGATCCCGATGTAGCTTATGATCTTTCTCTGACTTACAGTGGCCTGAAACAATATCAGCCTGCTTATGATGTTTTAAAAACAGCCATCGCTTCTGACACAGAAAATTTCACTTTACAACAGGCTTTATTACCCGTTGCCAATCAACTTGCCAAATATCCGGAAGTGATTGAAATTGGTGAAAAACTCCTGAAAAACCATGCTGATGTGAATGTAATGAATGATATGGGACAGGCTTATTTTTATGTAAAAGATTATCAAAAATGTGTTAGCCTTTATAAAATGCTGGAAGTTATGGGAGTACAAAACGAAGGCACGTTGTATTTCATGGCCTTAAGCTATCGTGAACTGAAAGATTATAATAATGCTGCTATCTATGCACAAAAGACTATTGATGAAGCTGTTTCAGATCATACCACGCTGTATTATGCCGCATTGGCAGGCATCTATGAAGCCAAAAGCCAGTATAATGATGCATTAACAGCTTATAAAAGAGGATTAACCTTTGGTACGAGTAATATTATTTATTATCGCTTAGGCCTTCATTATGATCTGAATCTGAAACAGCCTAAGAATGCGGTCACCTACTATCAGATGTACCTTAAAAACCATCCGGACCAGGAAAAAGAAAAAGATCAGATTGCGTATGCAAAAGGGAGAATTCTTATTTTAAAATAA